A region of the Pseudarthrobacter oxydans genome:
ACGGCACCAATCCGGAAGTTGAAGTGGGTGCTGCCCTGACGGCTGCCGGCACGTTGGAAGTTCCCGCCACCCTTGGCTGGGTGCGCGGCGAATGGCTGGCCCAGGCGGCAAACGGAGCGGCAGCCAACGGCGCGGGCCCGCGGTATGTCCAGGGCGAACTGGCTGTGGCGCACGAGTTCCTGGCGGGCGGCCGGGACGCATGGCTGCTGGCCGTTGACGCCGCCCGGTCCGGCACTGACTTCACGGCAGAAGCCCGCGCGCTCGGTGCGGCCACCGCCACCGTCCACCAGCGGCTGGCCGAAGCGCTGGGCCAGTCAGCGGAGCGCCAGCCGGGCCAGGTCATCGCTCCCGCAGTAGCCCAGCGCGTCCGCCAGGCATGGGCGGAAGCCGGAAGCGCCGTCGGCCCTTACGACGACGCCCTGACCGCACTGCTCGACCAGTTGGACCACGCACCGGCCGGCCCGCTGCAGCGCATCCACGGGGACCTCCACCTGGGCCAGATCCTTCAGGTCCCGGGGCACGCGGGAAGCCCTGCGCGGTGGGCCATCCTCGATTTTGAAGGCGAACCGCTGCGGCCCGTCGCAGAACGCAACGTCCCGGACGTTCCCCTGAGGGACGTCGTCGGAATGCTGCGGTCTTTCGATTACGCGGCCGGAGCAGCCCAGCGCGAACAGGAAGGGGCGCAGGTCCCGGCCAACTGGGTTGACGACTGCGCGGAGGCCTTCCTGGCAGGGTACGCGGCGGTGACGCCCGGGACCGTGGACAGGGAGTCGCCCCTCTTTGTGGCATTGTGGCTGGACAAGGCACTGTACGAAGTAGTTTATGAATTGCGTAACAGGCCCGACTGGTTGGCGATCCCCGTGAACGCCTCCCGGCGGCTCCTGGGCGGTAACGGCGCCGGCGATCACGCCGGCGCAGCATCGGAAGGTAACGAAATGACAGGCTCAGCACGAACTGACCGGCCGGGAGCGCCGCTCCATGTGGACGAGGGCACCCTGGGCAAGATTGCGAACGGTGAACACCACGCACCCCACTCTGTCCTGGGCGCGCACCTTGACGATTACGGCCACGTGACTATCCGTACGGTGAAGCACCTCGCGGAAGCAGTGACCGTGATTACGCCGACGGGCGAAGTGCCGATGGAACATGAAGCCCATGGCGTTTGGGTGGCAGTCCTTGAACCGCTGCAGCACGGGCACGTCCCCGACTACAGGCTGTCGGTCACCTACCCGGGTGCCGAACCGGTCACCATGGACGAGCCCTACCGCTACCTGCCCACCGTGGGCGAAGTGGACCTGCACCTTATCGGTGAGGGCCGGCACGAAAAGCTCTGGGAGGTGCTCGGCGCCCACGTCCAGCACTACAAGTCCGCCATGGGGGACGTAGACGGTGTTTCGTTTGCCGTCTGGGCACCCAACGCGCAGGCGGTCCGCGTCAAGGGTGACTTCAACGCCTGGGACGGCCGCGAGAACTCCCTCCGTTCGCTGGGCTCCTCGGGGGTATGGGAACTCTTTGTGCCGGGCGTTTTGGCAGGGGCGTGCTACAAATTCGAAATCAGGACCAAGGCCGGCCACTGGGTGGAGAAGGCAGACCCCCTGGCTTTCGGTACCGAAGTGCCCCCGCTGACCGCTTCCCGGGTGGTTGAGCCTTCGTACGCCTTCAAGGACGACGAATGGATGGAGGCGCGCGCCCAGCGGGATCCCCACAACTCGGCGATGAGCGTCTACGAGGTGCACCTCGGTTCCTGGCGCCTGGGCCTCAGCTACCGGGAGCTCGCCAAGGAACTGGTTGACTACGTCAAGTGGCTCGGATTCACGCATGTGGAGTTCATGCCCGTGGCAGAGCACCCCTTCGGCGGGTCCTGGGGCTACCAGGTCACCTCCTACTTCGCCCCCACCTCCCGTTTCGGCCACCCGGATGAGTTCCGCTACCTGGTGGACACCCTCCACCAGGCGGGGATCGGCGTGCTGCTGGACTGGGTCCCGGCCCACTTCCCCAAGGACGCCTGGGCGCTTGCGCAGTTCGACGGCGAGCCCCTGTACGAGCACGCAGACCCGAACCTGGGCGAGCACCCTGACTGGGGCACCCTGATCTTCGACTTCGGCCGAACCGAAGTCCGGAACTTCCTGGTGGCCAACGCCCTGTACTGGCTGGACGAATTCCACATTGACGGCCTGCGCGTGGACGCCGTGGCTTCCATGCTCTACCTCGACTACTCGCGGCAGGACGGGCAGTGGCAGCCCAACAGGTTCGGCGGCAGGGAAAACCTGGAAGCGATTTCCTTCCTCCAGGAAGTCAACGCCACGGTGTACAAGACGCACCCCGGCGCTGTGATGATCGCCGAAGAGTCCACCGCGTTTCCGGGCGTCACCGCTCCCACCAGCCATGGCGGCCTCGGCTTCGGCCTGAAGTGGAACATGGGATGGATGCACGATTCGCTCAAGTACATTTCCGAGGAGCCGATCAACCGCAAATGGCACCACGGCACCGTCACGTTTTCCATGGTCTACGCCTTTACGGAAAACTTCCTGCTTCCCATCAGCCATGATGAGGTAGTCCACGGCAAGGGCTCCATGCTCCGCAAAATGCCTGGCGACCGCTGGCAGCAGCTCGCAAACCTGCGCGCTTTCCTCGCCTACCAGTGGGCGCACCCCGGCAAGCAGCTGATCTTCATGGGCACCGAGTTTGGCCAGGAAGCGGAATGGTCCGAACAGCATGGGCTCGACTGGTGGCTTGCCGACATCCCAGCACACAACGGCGTGCAACTGCTCACCAAGGACCTCAACGAGCTCTACAGTTCCACGCCGGCGCTGTACACCAGGGACAACGAGCCCGGGGGCTTCCAGTGGATCAACGGGGGAGACGCGGACCGGAACGTCCTGTCCTTCATCCGTTGGGACAAGGAGAACAACCCGCTGGTTTGCGCCATCAACTTCTCCGGATCGCCGCACGTCGGCTACACCCTGGGGGTTCCGGAGGCCGGTGCATGGACCGAAGTGCTGAACACGGACGCCACCACTTACGGCGGATCCGGTGTCCTCAATTCCGGTGCGCTGAAGGCAACGGACCAGGGACAGGACGGGCAGCCGGCAACGCTGAGCGTCACCCTCCCGCCGCTGGGGGCCGCCTACTTCAAGCCGGGAGCTCCGGCGGCCGGCTAGCAGCCGGTCCCCGATGAGCGGGGAAGGCCCGGAATCCGCGTGGTTCCGGGCCTTTTCCTGTCTCCAGTACGGGGCGCGGAAGGCCCTCTGCGGCCCGGTTGGCGATCTGGAAAAAGTGGTGGTAGAGTTTATTTCCGCGCTGCTCCACGGAGTCAGACGGAAAAACCGACACTCAAGCTTTTGGCTGAAGAGAGTCGCGGACGCCGGTTTGACAAGTGAGAAGCCAGCGGGTAAGTTTGAAAAGTTGCTCCGGAGCGATCCACGGTGGTTTTTTGCTGGTGGTGGTGCCGGGTGTGTCTGTTGTTTGAGAACTCAATAGTGTGCCAAGTTTGTTGATACCAATTGTTTTAGTGATTGGTTGAATTGACCGGGTCATCCGCCCCTGTGGGTGGTCTGGTTTTTACAGCTGGTTTCAAATTTTGTGCAGCCTTTTTGTCCCGTTTTCCCGGGGCTGGGGGTTGTGTCTGTTTTACTTCAACGGAGAGTTTGATCCTGGCTCAGGATGAACGCTGGCGGCGTGCTTAACACATGCAAGTCGAACGATGAACCTCACTTGTGGGGGGATTAGTGGCGAACGGGTGAGTAACACGTGAGTAACCTGCC
Encoded here:
- a CDS encoding 1,4-alpha-glucan branching enzyme, encoding MNQPILTPALTALLQEWLPRQRWFPVKTPDFEMSQAGSLGLEDPSGHAGLAVFLLSVTTKTPDGGRRTAVVQVPLSFRQAPAAGMERALVGQAAGMDPSRTWVYDAVHDPDFVGSLLELIRNREKAPNGAAAGFRVEGERRLPTSRGVVKVLSGEQSNSSVIVDDGESAAILKVFRVLSDGTNPEVEVGAALTAAGTLEVPATLGWVRGEWLAQAANGAAANGAGPRYVQGELAVAHEFLAGGRDAWLLAVDAARSGTDFTAEARALGAATATVHQRLAEALGQSAERQPGQVIAPAVAQRVRQAWAEAGSAVGPYDDALTALLDQLDHAPAGPLQRIHGDLHLGQILQVPGHAGSPARWAILDFEGEPLRPVAERNVPDVPLRDVVGMLRSFDYAAGAAQREQEGAQVPANWVDDCAEAFLAGYAAVTPGTVDRESPLFVALWLDKALYEVVYELRNRPDWLAIPVNASRRLLGGNGAGDHAGAASEGNEMTGSARTDRPGAPLHVDEGTLGKIANGEHHAPHSVLGAHLDDYGHVTIRTVKHLAEAVTVITPTGEVPMEHEAHGVWVAVLEPLQHGHVPDYRLSVTYPGAEPVTMDEPYRYLPTVGEVDLHLIGEGRHEKLWEVLGAHVQHYKSAMGDVDGVSFAVWAPNAQAVRVKGDFNAWDGRENSLRSLGSSGVWELFVPGVLAGACYKFEIRTKAGHWVEKADPLAFGTEVPPLTASRVVEPSYAFKDDEWMEARAQRDPHNSAMSVYEVHLGSWRLGLSYRELAKELVDYVKWLGFTHVEFMPVAEHPFGGSWGYQVTSYFAPTSRFGHPDEFRYLVDTLHQAGIGVLLDWVPAHFPKDAWALAQFDGEPLYEHADPNLGEHPDWGTLIFDFGRTEVRNFLVANALYWLDEFHIDGLRVDAVASMLYLDYSRQDGQWQPNRFGGRENLEAISFLQEVNATVYKTHPGAVMIAEESTAFPGVTAPTSHGGLGFGLKWNMGWMHDSLKYISEEPINRKWHHGTVTFSMVYAFTENFLLPISHDEVVHGKGSMLRKMPGDRWQQLANLRAFLAYQWAHPGKQLIFMGTEFGQEAEWSEQHGLDWWLADIPAHNGVQLLTKDLNELYSSTPALYTRDNEPGGFQWINGGDADRNVLSFIRWDKENNPLVCAINFSGSPHVGYTLGVPEAGAWTEVLNTDATTYGGSGVLNSGALKATDQGQDGQPATLSVTLPPLGAAYFKPGAPAAG